The Drosophila mauritiana strain mau12 chromosome 2R, ASM438214v1, whole genome shotgun sequence genome has a segment encoding these proteins:
- the LOC117138206 gene encoding uncharacterized protein LOC117138206: MDLKQLYSWICLLISIIICKVSEAKPTYYDLDSYENYDTDRYDSYGGSSYALTYGKPLTDNRLKKLSPGYYYVDDGYIAPVASSAGYTRREGVSASDSGSLPHNVKFTPIVRVRQTKTKRKKLFVPNFFG; this comes from the exons ATGGATCTTAAG CAATTGTACTCGTGGATCTGCCTGCTGATCAGCATCATCATCTGCAAAGTGTCCGAAGCCAAGCCCACCTACTACGACCTGGATAGCTACGAGAACTACGACACGGATCGCTATGACAGCTACGGTGGCTCCTCGTACGCCCTGACCTACGGGAAGCCGCTGACGGATAACCGGCTCAAGAAGCTGAGTCCGGGCTACTACTACGTGGACGACGGGTACATCGCCCCGGTGGCCTCCAGTGCCGGCTACACCCGCCGCGAGGGCGTTTCCGCCTCCGACAGTGGCTCCTTGCCCCACAATGTCAAGTTCACTCCCATCGTGCGCGTCCGGCAGACCAAGACCAAGCGCAAGAAGCTCTTCGTGCCCAACTTCTTCGGCTAG
- the LOC117137082 gene encoding dynactin subunit 4, producing MSFMQPSPVKYACSCGILNPINMLFFCRHCPKLRCGFCVTHEIESHFCSNCLENIPSTEARHKKNCCANCFDCPCCQHTLSARASTVPVVRKSEEAKEPKDGESKGEATPPVPASSKPSAVPTTKKMYYLSCLSCRWTTRDVGIPDQGVATGTWPDNESLYQARFNALVEYFQAVVLQEKQEKLEFMRRKAPKQHKFPSLTDRTGLTVSLIRRQIGWNDKAPKAKAVIAPAEATAEVEGLPQNIFTEPLNLRTVTTITQRHSQPADQPTAVGSLYPQRRSLWIKRSLRCRQCEHNLIKPEYHPTSIKYRIQHFASYHVPEVVMVRCEQPLVAGKSNAILLKLTNPTIYDMTIRLLTASPPEDPQLSTEATRVAKEEPISSSPLLKAVGITLSRQNSTREVKRDVIDVSNAEIVPLESEFVLNQRDDSKEFDEDVQLSTEEPKFIVWRKGNKVLLRLQFTPAEELPGLADVVLGFYMQYTYVNTVNNAQEKREPTTHVLHSRVFITAGATEQKAN from the coding sequence ATGAGCTTCATGCAACCGAGTCCCGTTAAGTATGCGTGCTCCTGCGGCATACTGAACCCGATCAACATGCTGTTCTTCTGCCGCCACTGCCCCAAGCTGCGCTGTGGCTTCTGCGTGACGCACGAGATCGAGTCGCACTTCTGCTCCAACTGCCTGGAAAACATTCCCTCAACAGAGGCGCGCCACAAGAAAAACTGCTGTGCGAACTGCTTCGACTGTCCCTGCTGCCAGCACACCCTTTCCGCCAGAGCATCCACCGTTCCGGTGGTGCGCAAGTCAGAGGAGGCGAAGGAACCAAAGGATGGCGAGTCCAAGGGCGAAGCCACGCCCCCAGTTCCGGCGAGCAGCAAGCCCTCTGCGGTGCCCACCACAAAGAAGATGTACTATTTGTCGTGCTTGTCCTGCCGATGGACAACGCGAGATGTGGGCATTCCCGACCAAGGCGTGGCCACGGGCACCTGGCCGGATAACGAGAGCCTGTACCAGGCGCGATTCAATGCTCTGGTCGAGTACTTCCAGGCGGTGGTGCTGCAGGAGAAGCAGGAGAAACTGGAGTTCATGCGGCGCAAGGCACCCAAGCAGCACAAGTTTCCCAGTCTGACGGATCGCACTGGACTAACCGTCTCACTTATTCGCCGCCAGATCGGCTGGAACGACAAGGCTCCCAAGGCTAAAGCCGTGATAGCGCCGGCAGAGGCCACGGCGGAGGTGGAGGGCCTGCCGCAGAACATTTTTACGGAACCTTTGAACTTGCGGACTGTAACAACCATTACTCAGCGACATAGCCAGCCGGCGGACCAGCCCACGGCCGTTGGGAGTCTTTATCCCCAGCGCAGATCGCTGTGGATCAAGCGGTCGCTCCGTTGCCGCCAGTGCGAGCACAATCTAATCAAACCGGAGTACCATCCCACATCGATAAAGTACCGCATCCAGCACTTCGCCAGCTACCATGTCCCTGAAGTGGTGATGGTGCGCTGCGAGCAGCCACTGGTGGCTGGAAAAAGCAACGCCATTTTGCTGAAGCTCACGAATCCGACTATATACGATATGACAATTCGACTGTTGACTGCATCTCCTCCTGAGGATCCGCAGCTGTCAACAGAGGCCACTCGTGTTGCGAAAGAAGAACCCATTTCTTCGTCCCCACTTCTAAAAGCAGTGGGCATCACACTGTCGCGTCAGAACTCAACACGGGAGGTAAAACGAGATGTGATTGATGTATCCAATGCCGAAATAGTTCCGTTGGAGAGCGAGTTCGTTCTGAACCAGCGCGATGACTCCAAAGAGTTCGACGAGGACGTGCAGCTGTCCACTGAGGAGCCCAAGTTTATCGTCTGGCGGAAGGGCAACAAGGTGCTTTTGCGGCTACAGTTTACCCCGGCAGAGGAGCTGCCCGGATTAGCAGACGTCGTTCTGGGCTTCTATATGCAGTACACATACGTCAACACCGTAAACAATGCGCAAGAGAAGAGGGAGCCCACAACCCATGTGCTCCACTCCAGAGTGTTCATCACGGCGGGAGCAACTGAGCAGAAAGCCAACTGA